Proteins from one Nilaparvata lugens isolate BPH chromosome 10, ASM1435652v1, whole genome shotgun sequence genomic window:
- the LOC111051684 gene encoding dentin sialophosphoprotein isoform X8: MVGGSPGATALAIILLLATFANAGPINRKWQKRSVGDFNSTDSIFSQGVGGECVTEHGVYHGGESVPSPGPCETCTCRPPTVFCSMVRCPINPGCRTIQRSNQCCPDYRCECEHDGKTYNNGEKIVMPDQPCQVCYCKGGEVMCTSITCYHRDDCQPTYIPGQCCPKYDHCPPLDSNDKKSSDTSGTSVKTSRSSNSGGYKREMQPWLLTQSANKDHTSEHTRAYQAATPTDSQATPTDMQATPTDSQATPQLADKRPNTVIFTEMTAEEVKTKLKSDADAYESARSKGEGGSGGKVGGVDGEGKGENDVKGGGNGGKKDESEGSVKENDGGKEGNVNESETRGANEESNKDGLVENVDKEGGNGDEKSESVDGNSKDGSDKNVMLVNEENTDKNEENTGTKVMDEFRDNTESTTDGYGETTYITTNDHKESTTDFSTYNPEISDKTIIDESTNPIDLEDNFILNDASTLYNVVPQDNTESTLGSRGFTTVGEDETTTGSPDSMEFISTGVTDNQDMGQFRDYVSDGLEVNEFSTRGLEDEMSTEGPTTEVGMGEEKSGVATTTPTIVYPTSTTESSLNTLEPTVGAHVVSEDGKQVVEDGHLEKETSETKSPNKAENVGEGTKSSTEETLDREVTSFVTEIFGEDADETDREEKTKRTLLPERLDRKYTTAIHPSQVAHYIDEKTKLDDFRQHNENMDKSRNNEVTETKYGIIKSVFISNKDMDSLTEDVNGNLDGMGTTGLSTLDIEQNDGERVSTEKISSSDEVEAGKDVEVITSDVESMEDDGTKQGTKDSLIKKCDPKKKQPKAIGSGSKKNEIGVGEKNKVRKDVVEGKGAVGGKGIEGEEMHKEELMKEKEVKVGNNNSSEDSSSSSSSSSSDDSKPESKSDSSDSSSSSSSSESDDSKSKSKSKDSSSSSSSSESDDSKSKTKSKDDSSDSSSSSSSSSSESDESQSKTKSKSDSSSSSSSDSDDSKSKDESKKDSSDSSSSSSSESDDSKSKHKSKDDSSDSSSSSSSSSSESDESKSKHKSKDDSSDSSSSSSSSSSSESDDSKSKSKSKDDSSDSSSSSSSSSSESDDSKSKHKSKDDSSSSSSSSSESDDSKSKHKSKDDSSDSSSSSSSSSSSESDDSKSKHKSKDDSSDSSSSSSSSSSSSESDDSKSKDKSKSDSSSSSSSSSSSSSSESDESKSKIKSKSDSSDSSSSSSSSSSESKSKNKSKDDSSSSSSSSSESDDSKSKHKSKDDSSDSSSSSSSSSSSESDDSKSKHKSKSDSSDSSSSSSSSSSSSESDDSKSKDKSKSDSSSSSSSSSSSSSSESDESKSKIKSKTDSSDSSSSSSSSSSESKSKNKSKDDSSSSSSSSSESESKGKSKSDSSDSSSSSSSSESKNSKSKDKSKSDSSSSSDSSESSESKEESKKSKSDSSEESSSSSESDSSKSKSKSKSDSSDSSSSSSSSSESDESKEGKSVRKSKSDSSSRSSSSSSSSSSESEESKSKTKSKSDSSDSSSSSSSSESDNSKSKGKSESSSSSSSSESNDKKSKEKSDSDSKSHSKSGSSSSSSSESHESKKKSDSDSSDSSSSSSSESKDSKSQRKSKSDSSESSSSSSSESTEQKSGDELKSTGNKSKNDSSSDSSSSSSSSSSESDDKPNEKDVKTNVEITTDSSIVVDSKHEAPHTEKDGLVDEGKEGVVDGGSKKDDHNIGETNQKGKTNIGKRKHKMTSNLIKEKDDLKNGQDHMNEDDVIVLDITNNNKETDNMKTGEPTTFHLDLFNLNDDEDDEEGDSGKTRKGSSKQSQRPMIKVMVQNRKNLNISNSQIILTPADLKLLAEYLINEKIKPAGQNHEDDDKEASKTNSIITKSLINNGDLTMVLNITTMSDVGVSKDVTTEVNTVTEGFDQNEVETFKPSDLMKDDKKSDRVVVDEVDCGDGTSTASTTTVGGGKGETKEGVTEDPCDEEGEEAHTETEVATTDRSPESTELPDVHTTLSDDQILKGLIDLMRKTTELTDEESTTIYTHNVNPETSTETVEKRPESTTRRKSTTDATKNENNDETSSRKVKITDNEAGKESYTATLDDKDLHLLRDFMKKHLNIK; the protein is encoded by the exons AATGCGAACACGACGGCAAGACATACAACAACGGAGAGAAGATAGTGATGCCGGATCAGCCATGCCAGGTGTGCTACTGCAAGGGAGGGGAGGTGATGTGCACCTCCATCACCTGCTACCATAGGGACGACTGTCAGCCCACCTACATTCCCGGCCAGTGCTGTCCCAAGTACGACCATTGTCCGCCCCTCG ACTCAAATGACAAAAAGTCATCAGACACGTCTGGCACATCAGTGAAAACGTCACGCAGCTCAAACAGCGGTGGCTACAAGCGTGAAATGCAGCCATGGCTGCTCACACAGTCGGCCAACAAAGACCACACCAGCGAGCACACGCGCGCCTATCAAGCAGCTACGCCCACTGACTCGCAAGCCACGCCCACCGACATGCAGGCCACGCCCACCGACTCGCAGGCCACGCCCCAGCTGGCTGACAAGAGGCCCAACACCGTCATTTTCACTGAGATGACCGCCGAGGAGGTCAAGACTAAACTGAAGTCTGATGCCGACGCTTATGAGAGTGCTAGGAGTAAGGGGGAGGGGGGAAGTGGTGGGAAAGTGGGGGGAGTTGACGGTGAGGGGAAAGGGGAAAATGATGTGAAGGGGGGTGGAAATGGTGGGAAGAAGGATGAAAGCGAAGGAAGTGTAAAGGAAAATGATGGTGGAAAAGAAGGAAATGTAAATGAAAGTGAAACTAGAGGTGCTAATGAAGAAAGTAATAAAGATGGGCTTGTTGAAAATGTAGATAAAGAGGGTGGAAATGGAgatgaaaaaagtgaaagtgTAGATGGAAATAGTAAAGATGGAAGTGATAAAAATGTGATGCTTGTAAATGAGGAAAATACTGATAAAAATGAGGAGAATACAGGTACAAAAGTTATGGATGAATTTAGAGATAATACAGAATCCACTACTGATGGTTATGGTGAGACCACCTACATCACCACAAATGACCACAAAGAGTCGACAACCGATTTTTCAACCTACAACCCTGAAATCAGTGATAAAACGATTATAGACGAGAGTACCAACCCCATCGATTTAGAGGACAACTTCATTCTGAACGATGCCTCCACACTGTACAACGTTGTGCCTCAGGATAACACGGAGAGCACCCTGGGATCTAGAGGCTTCACAACTGTGGGTGAGGATGAGACAACTACTGGCTCACCTGATTCGATGGAGTTTATCAGTACAGGAGTGACTGACAACCAGGATATGGGTCAGTTCAGGGACTATGTGAGTGATGGCTTGGAGGTGAATGAGTTCTCGACTAGAGGGTTGGAGGATGAGATGTCTACTGAGGGTCCTACTACTGAGGTGGGGATGGGTGAGGAGAAAAGTGGGGTGGCCACGACAACCCCCACAATTGTCTACCCCACAAGTACCACCGAGAGTTCCCTGAATACTTTGGAACCCACTGTAGGGGCACATGTAGTTTCTGAGGATGGCAAACAGGTTGTTGAAGATGGACATTTGGAAAAGGAAACTAGTGAGACTAAATCACCCAACAAAGCTGAGAATGTGGGAGAAGGAACAAAATCATCCACTGAGGAAACGTTGGATAGAGAAGTGACAAGCTTTGTGACAGAAATTTTTGGTGAAGATGCTGATGAAACTGACAGAGAGGAGAAGACTAAAAGAACACTTCTTCCAGAACGTTTGGACAGGAAATACACAACTGCCATCCATCCGTCACAAGTGGCTCATTACATTGATGAGAAGACAAAACTGGATGATTTCAGGCAACACAATGAGAACATGGATAAATCCAGGAATAACGAGGTGACAGAAACCAAGTACGGTATCATCAAATCTGTGTTTATTTCCAACAAAGACATGGATTCTCTCACTGAGGATGTGAATGGTAATTTGGATGGAATGGGTACTACCGGTTTGTCCACTCTGGATATTGAACAGAATGATGGGGAGAGAGTTAGCACAGAGAAAATCAGTAGCAGTGATGAAGTGGAAGCTGGGAAAGATGTGGAAGTCATCACATCAGATGTGGAATCCATGGAAGATGACGGAACAAAACAGGGAACAAAGGATAGTCTGATAAAGAAGTGTGACCCCAAGAAGAAGCAGCCAAAAGCGATAGGATCAGGCTCAAAGAAGAATGAGATCGGTGTGGGGGAGAAAAATAAGGTGAGGAAGGATGTGGTGGAGGGGAAAGGGGCCGTTGGTGGTAAAGGAATAGAAGGAGAGGAGATGCATAAAGAGGAattgatgaaggagaaggaggtgaaggtgGGGAATAACAATTCTAGTGAGGATAGTTCTAGTTCTTCTAGTAGTAGTAGTTCTGATGATTCAAAACCTGAGAGTAAATCTGATTCAAGCGATAGTTCGAGTAGCAGTTCTAGCTCAGAGTCTGATGATTCAAAATCTAAGAGTAAATCTAAGGATAGTTCAAGTAGTAGCTCTAGCTCAGAGTCCGATGACTCAAAGTCTAAAACCAAATCTAAGGATGATTCAAGTGACAGTTCGAGTAGCAGCTCCAGTTCCAGCTCTGAGTCTGATGAATCCCAGTCAAAAACCAAATCAAAGTCCGATTCAAGTAGCAGCTCAAGCTCTGATTCAGATGATTCAAAATCAAAGGACGAATCCAAAAAAGATTCAAGTGACAGCTCCAGTAGCTCTAGCTCTGAGTCTGATGATTCGAAATCAAAACATAAATCGAAGGATGATTCAAGTGATAGCTCAAGTAGCAGTTCAAGCTCTAGCTCTGAGTCTGATGAATCAAAATCCAAACATAAATCCAAGGATGATTCAAGTGATAGTTCAAGTAGCAGCTCCAGTAGCTCCAGCTCAGAGTCTGATGATTCAAAATCTAAGAGTAAGTCAAAGGATGATTCAAGTGACAGTTCAAGTAGCAGTTCAAGCTCTAGCTCTGAGTCTGATGATTCAAAATCCAAACATAAATCGAAGGATGATTCAAGTAGTAGCTCAAGCTCTAGCTCTGAGTCTGATGATTCAAAATCTAAACATAAATCTAAGGATGATTCAAGTGACAGTTCAAGTAGCAGCTCCAGTAGCTCTAGCTCTGAGTCTGATGATTCAAAATCCAAACATAAATCCAAGGATGATTCAAGTGACAGTTCCAGTAGTAGCTCAAGCTCGAGCTCTAGCTCTGAATCTGATGATTCAAAATCCAAGGACAAATCCAAGTCTGATTCAAGCTCTAGTTCAAGTAGCTCAAGCTCCAGCTCTAGTTCTGAATCTGATGAATCCAAGTctaaaataaaatcaaagtcTGACTCAAGTGATAGTTCCAGTAGTAGTTCAAGCTCTAGCTCAGAATCGAAATCTAAGAACAAATCCAAGGATGATTCAAGTAGTAGCTCAAGCTCTAGCTCTGAGTCTGATGATTCAAAATCTAAACATAAATCTAAGGATGATTCAAGTGACAGTTCAAGTAGCAGCTCCAGTAGCTCTAGCTCAGAGTCTGATGATTCAAA ATCCAAACATAAATCCAAGTCTGATTCAAGTGACAGTTCCAGTAGTAGCTCAAGCTCGAGCTCTAGCTCTGAATCTGATGATTCAAAATCCAAGGACAAATCCAAGTCTGATTCAAGCTCTAGTTCAAGTAGCTCAAGCTCCAGCTCTAGTTCTGAATCTGATGAATCCAAATccaaaataaaatcaaagacTGACTCAAGTGATAGTTCCAGTAGTAGTTCAAGCTCTAGCTCAGAATCGAAATCTAAGAACAAATCCAAGGATGATTCAAGTAGTAGTTCAAGTAGCAGTTCAGAATCTGAATCCAAAGGAAAATCCAAGTCTGACTCAAGTGACAGCTCAAGCAGTAGCTCGAGTTCTGAATCCAAAAACTCAAAATCAAAAGACAAATCCAA ATCAGATTCAAGCAGCTCTTCAGATTCAAGTGAAAGCTCAGAATCGAAAGAAGAATCAAAGAAATCCAAGTCAGACTCAAGTGAGGAAAGTTCAAGCAGTTCAGAGTCTGACAGTTCCAAGTCTAAAAGTAAATCCAAATCAGACTCCAGTGACAGTTCCAGTAGTTCAAGTAGCAGCTCAGAGTCTGATGAGTCTAAGGAAGGAAAATCTGTGAGAAAGTCTAAATCTGACTCCAGCTCAAGGAGCTCTAGCTCTAGCTCCAGCTCTAGCTCTGAGTCTGAAGAATCCAAGTCTAAAACCAAATCAAAGTCTGACTCAAGTGATAGTTCAAGTAGCAGCTCTAGTTCTGAATCTGATAACTCTAAATCTAAAGGGAAATCAGAATCAAGTTCAAGCAGTAGTAGTTCAGAGagtaatgataaaaaatcaaaGGAAAAATCTGATTCAGACTCCAAGAGTCACTCCAAATCAGGCTCTAGTAGCAGCTCGAGCTCTGAGTCACATGAGTCCAAGAAGAAGTCAGACTCTGATTCAAGTGATAGCAGCTCAAGTTCCTCTTCTGAATCCAAAGACTCCAAGTCACAACGGAAATCGAAGTCAGACTCTAGTGAAAGTTCAAGCAGCAGTAGCTCAGAATCCACTGAGCAGAAATCTGGAGATGAATTGAAATCAACTGGCAACAAATCCAAGAATGACTCAAGTTCCGACTCTAGTAGCtccagtagtagtagtagttctGAATCAGACGATAAGCCAAATGAAAAAGATGTGAAAACTAACGTTGAGATTACAACTGATAGCTCTATTGTTGTAGATTCAAAGCATGAGGCACCTCATACGGAGAAAGATGGTTTAGTTGATGAGGGGAAGGAAGGTGTTGTGGATGGTGGCTCAAAAAAGGATGATCACAATATTGGAGAAACGAATCAGAAAGGGAAAACAAATATTGGGAAAAGGAAACACAAGATGACATCTAATTTGATAAAAGAGAAGGATGATCTCAAGAACGGGCAGGATCACATGAATGAGGATGATGTGATTGTACTGGATATTACAAACAATAATAAGGAGACGGATAATATGAAAACTGGTGAACCCACCACTTTTCACCTAGATTTGTTCAATTTGAacgatgatgaagatgatgaggaAGGAGATTCAGGTAAAACGCGGAAAGGCTCCTCGAAACAATCCCAACGACCCATGATCAAAGTTATGGTGCAAAATCGTAAGAACCTCAACATATCCAACTCTCAGATAATTTTGACACCAGCCGATTTGAAGCTGTTAGCTGAGTACTTGATCAACGAGAAGATTAAACCCGCCGGTCAGAAtcatgaagatgatgataaggAGGCGTCAAAAACTAACAGTATTATAACAAAGTCGTTGATCAACAATGGGGATTTGACGATGGTGTTGAATATCACGACTATGAGTGATGTGGGAGTGAGTAAGGATGTCACAACTGAGGTGAACACTGTGACTGAGGGCTTTGATCAGAATGAGGTGGAGACTTTCAAGCCGTCAGATCTGATGAAGGATGACAAGAAGTCGGATAGAGTAGTTGTCGATGAGGTGGATTGTGGTGATGGTACCTCAACTGCTTCAACAACTACTGTTGGTGGGGGAAAAGGAGAAACGAAGGAAGGTGTAACTGAAGACCCttgtgatgaagaaggagaagaagcacACACTGAAACTGAAGTAGCGACAACTGATCGGTCCCCTGAAAGCACAGAGCTCCCTGATGTTCACACGACACTATCAGACGACCAGATTCTGAAAGGGTTGATCGATTTGATGAGGAAAACAACGGAATTAACGGACGAAGAATCAACTACTATCTACACGCATAACGTGAACCCAGAAACGTCAACGGAAACCGTTGAAAAACGACCCGAATCAACGACTAGACGAAAGTCGACGACGGACGCTACGAAAAACGAAAATAATGACGAAACTTCTTCGAGGAAAGTGAAGATCACTGATAACGAAGCTGGGAAGGAATCGTATACGGCGACGCTTGATGATAAGGATTTGCATTTGTTGAGGGATTTCatgaagaagcacttgaatatCAAGTGA